A genomic window from Peromyscus maniculatus bairdii isolate BWxNUB_F1_BW_parent chromosome 1, HU_Pman_BW_mat_3.1, whole genome shotgun sequence includes:
- the Fzd4 gene encoding frizzled-4: protein MAWRGTGPSVPGAPGGVRLGLLLQSLLLLFLLQRPALGFGDEEERRCDPIRIAMCQNLGYNVTKMPNLVGHELQTDAELQLTTFTPLIQYGCSSQLQFFLCSVYVPMCTEKINIPIGPCGGMCLSVKRRCEPVLKEFGFAWPDSLNCSKFPPQNDHNHMCMEGPGDEEVPLPHKTPIQPGEECHSVGTNSDQYIWVKRSLNCVLKCGYDAGLHSRSAKEFTDIWMAVWASLCFISTTFTVLTFLIDSSRFSYPERPIIFLSMCYNIYSIAYIVRLTVGRERISCDFEEAAEPVLIQEGLKNTGCAIIFLLMYFFGMASSIWWVILTLTWFLAAGLKWGHEAIEMHSSYFHIAAWAIPAVKTIVILIMRLVDADELTGLCYVGNQNLDALTGFVVAPLFTYLVIGTLFIAAGLVALFKIRSNLQKDGTKTDKLERLMVKIGVFSVLYTVPATCVIACYFYEISNWALFRYSADDSNMAVEMLKIFMSLLVGITSGMWIWSAKTLHTWQKCSNRLVNSGKVKREKRGNGWMKPGKGNETVV from the exons ATGGCCTGGCGGGGCACAGGGCCGAGCGTCCCGGGGGCGCCTGGAGGCGTCAGGCTGGGGCTGCTGCTGCAGTCTCTCCTGCTCCTGTTCCTGCTCCAGCGGCCGGCACTGGGCTTCGGGGACGAGGAGGAGAGGCGCTGCGACCCCATCCGCATCGCCATGTGCCAGAACCTCGGCTACAACGTGACCAAGATGCCCAACCTGGTGGGACACGAGCTGCAGACGGACGCCGAGCTGCAGCTGACAACTTTCACGCCACTCATCCAGTACGGCTGCTCCAGCCAGCTGCAG TTCTTCCTTTGTTCGGTGTATGTGCCGATGTGCACAGAGAAGATTAACATCCCCATTGGCCCGTGCGGTGGCATGTGTCTTTCAGTCAAGAGGCGATGTGAACCAGTCCTGAAAGAATTTGGTTTTGCCTGGCCGGATAGCCTGAACTGCAGCAAGTTCCCACCCCAGAATGACCACAACCATATGTGCATGGAAGGACCAGGTGATGAAGAGGTGCCCTTGCCTCACAAAACCCCCATCCAGCCGGGAGAAGAGTGCCACTCCGTGGGAACCAATTCTGATCAGTATATCTGGGTAAAAAGGAGCCTGAACTGTGTTCTCAAGTGTGGCTACGATGCTGGCTTGCACAGCCGCTCCGCTAAGGAGTTCACGGACATTTGGATGGCGGTGTGGGCCAGCCTTTGCTTCATCTCCACCACCTTCACTGTGTTGACCTTCCTGATCGATTCGTCCAGGTTTTCTTACCCTGAGCGCCCCATCATATTCCTCAGTATGTGCTATAATATTTATAGCATTGCTTATATTGTTCGGCTGACTGTAGGCCGGGAAAGGATATCCTGTGATTTTGAAGAGGCGGCAGAACCTGTTCTCATCCAAGAAGGCCTTAAGAACACAGGATGTGCAATAATTTTCTTGCTGATGTACTTTTTTGGCATGGCCAGCTCCATTTGGTGGGTTATTCTGACACTCACTTGGTTTCTGGCAGCAGGACTCAAGTGGGGCCATGAAGCCATTGAGATGCACAGTTCTTATTTTCACATCGCAGCCTGGGCTATCCCTGCCGTGAAAACTATTGTCATCTTGATTATGAGACTCGTGGATGCTGATGAACTAACCGGCCTGTGTTATGTCGGGAACCAAAACCTCGATGCCCTCACCGGCTTTGTGGTGGCTCCTCTCTTTACGTATCTGGTGATCGGCACTCTGTTCATTGCTGCGGGTTTGGTGGCCTTATTCAAAATTCGGTCAAACCTTCAAAAAGATGGGACAAAGACAGACAAGTTGGAAAGGTTGATGGTCAAGATCGGGGTTTTCTCGGTACTGTACACAGTTCCTGCAACCTGTGTGATTGCCTGCTATTTCTACGAAATCTCTAACTGGGCGCTCTTCCGGTATTCTGCAGATGACTCTAACATGGCCGTTGAAATGttgaaaatttttatgtctttgctTGTGGGCATCACTTCAGGCATGTGGATTTGGTCTGCCAAAACTCTTCATACGTGGCAGAAATGTTCTAACCGATTGGTGAATTCTGGGAaggtaaagagagagaagagggggaatgGATGGATGAAGCCAGGGAAAGGCAATGAAACTGTGGTGTAA